Proteins encoded together in one Cicer arietinum cultivar CDC Frontier isolate Library 1 chromosome 4, Cicar.CDCFrontier_v2.0, whole genome shotgun sequence window:
- the LOC101504920 gene encoding triacylglycerol lipase OBL1-like isoform X2, with the protein MGSKQAFYGDYILLKPQEASIVELVHLLFSSNLRNRRFIDCSEGLEAVEFRQRWLLFTSVVLQKVFVFLGPSLKMVGNMLELWLNRLSSNGGFIPLVLNFFKGEVITPERSSAEFLSVVGLLDNRVDLDIHHNHTNYKGLLSIMTSKFSYENEQFIINAVTNHWGMEILGLYAFWNDYQKCGTTKAMITEDTKSDPNLIVVAFSGTQPFDAEQWRTDIDISWYELPDVGKIHGGFMKALGLQRGRGWPKEIDENGPHRYAYYTIRDKLRAVFKENQDAKFILTGHSLGGALAILFVAVLILHEEEWLLDKLEGVYTFGQPRVGDKKFGEFMVEKMRKYDVKHMRYVYSNDLVPRIPYDDKSLFFKHFSPCLYFNSLYHGQILEEEPNKNYFSLFWVIPKILNAVWEVIRGFLLPFVVGREYKQNWFMTIFRLVGLIIPGIPAHIPNDYVNSTRLGYLNEHLEIQRPQHSKDD; encoded by the exons ATGGGTTCCAAACAAGCATTTTATGGAGATTATATATTGCTTAAGCCGCAAGAAGCAAGTATTGTGGAACTAGTGCACCTCTTATTTTCATCAAACTTAAGGAATAGAAGATTCATTGATTGCTCAGAAGGACTTGAGGCAGTAGAATTTCGACAAAGATGGCTTCTCTTTACCTCTGTTGTTTTACAAAAGGTTTTTGTTTTCTTAGGTCCTTCCTTGAAAATGGTTGGAAACATGTTGGAATTGTGGCTCAATCGTCTATCAAGTAATGGAGGCTTCATTCCTCTCGTGCTCAACTTTTTTAAAG GAGAGGTAATAACACCGGAAAGATCATCGGCGGAGTTTTTATCAGTGGTGGGTCTCCTTGACAATCGAGTTGATTTAgatattcatcataatcatacCAACTACAAAGGGTTACTATCTATTATGACTTCTAAATTTTCCTACGAGAATGAACAATTCATTATCAACGCAGTCACAAATCATTGGGGT ATGGAAATTTTGGGGCTATACGCCTTCTGGAACG ATTACCAAAAGTGTGGCACCACAAAAGCCATGATAACTGAAGATACCAAGTCTGATCCCAACTTGATTGTGGTTGCATTTAGTGGTACACAGCCATTTGATGCTGAGCAATGGAGAACAGACATTGATATCTCATGGTATGAGCTACCCGACGTAGGTAAGATACATGGTGGGTTCATGAAAGCTTTGGGCCTTCAAAGGGGCCGTGGATGGCCCAAAGAAATAGATGAGAATGGCCCACATCGTTATGCTTACTACACAATTAGAGACAAGCTGAGAGCAGTGTTTAAGGAAAATCAGGATGCAAAGTTCATACTAACAGGGCATAGTTTGGGAGGAGCATTGGCTATTCTTTTTGTTGCTGTGCTTATATTGCATGAGGAAGAATGGTTATTGGATAAGTTAGAAGGTGTTTATACTTTTGGGCAACCAAGAGTTGGAGACAAGAAGTTTGGGGAATTCATGGTGGAAAAGATGAGAAAGTATGATGTGAAGCATATGAGATATGTTTACTCTAATGATTTGGTGCCTAGAATCCCTTATGATGACAAGTCCCTTTTCTTTAAGCACTTCAGTCCTTGTCTTTATTTCAATAGCTTATACCATGGGCAA ATTCTAGAGGAGGAGCCAAACAAGAATTATTTCTCTCTGTTTTGGGTGATACCCAAGATCTTAAATGCAGTTTGGGAAGTGATTAGAGGTTTCCTTCTACCATTTGTTGTAGGTAGAGAGTATAAACAGAATTGGTTCATGACGATATTCAGGCTTGTTGGATTGATAATTCCAGGAATACCAGCTCATATCCCTAATGATTACGTCAATTCTACCCGATTGGGATACTTAAACGAACATCTAGAGATTCAAAGACCACAACATTCCAAAGATGATTAA
- the LOC101504920 gene encoding triacylglycerol lipase OBL1-like isoform X1, with protein sequence MTSKFSYENEQFIINAVTNHWGMEILGLYAFWNDYQKCGTTKAMITEDTKSDPNLIVVAFSGTQPFDAEQWRTDIDISWYELPDVGKIHGGFMKALGLQRGRGWPKEIDENGPHRYAYYTIRDKLRAVFKENQDAKFILTGHSLGGALAILFVAVLILHEEEWLLDKLEGVYTFGQPRVGDKKFGEFMVEKMRKYDVKHMRYVYSNDLVPRIPYDDKSLFFKHFSPCLYFNSLYHGQILEEEPNKNYFSLFWVIPKILNAVWEVIRGFLLPFVVGREYKQNWFMTIFRLVGLIIPGIPAHIPNDYVNSTRLGYLNEHLEIQRPQHSKDD encoded by the exons ATGACTTCTAAATTTTCCTACGAGAATGAACAATTCATTATCAACGCAGTCACAAATCATTGGGGT ATGGAAATTTTGGGGCTATACGCCTTCTGGAACG ATTACCAAAAGTGTGGCACCACAAAAGCCATGATAACTGAAGATACCAAGTCTGATCCCAACTTGATTGTGGTTGCATTTAGTGGTACACAGCCATTTGATGCTGAGCAATGGAGAACAGACATTGATATCTCATGGTATGAGCTACCCGACGTAGGTAAGATACATGGTGGGTTCATGAAAGCTTTGGGCCTTCAAAGGGGCCGTGGATGGCCCAAAGAAATAGATGAGAATGGCCCACATCGTTATGCTTACTACACAATTAGAGACAAGCTGAGAGCAGTGTTTAAGGAAAATCAGGATGCAAAGTTCATACTAACAGGGCATAGTTTGGGAGGAGCATTGGCTATTCTTTTTGTTGCTGTGCTTATATTGCATGAGGAAGAATGGTTATTGGATAAGTTAGAAGGTGTTTATACTTTTGGGCAACCAAGAGTTGGAGACAAGAAGTTTGGGGAATTCATGGTGGAAAAGATGAGAAAGTATGATGTGAAGCATATGAGATATGTTTACTCTAATGATTTGGTGCCTAGAATCCCTTATGATGACAAGTCCCTTTTCTTTAAGCACTTCAGTCCTTGTCTTTATTTCAATAGCTTATACCATGGGCAA ATTCTAGAGGAGGAGCCAAACAAGAATTATTTCTCTCTGTTTTGGGTGATACCCAAGATCTTAAATGCAGTTTGGGAAGTGATTAGAGGTTTCCTTCTACCATTTGTTGTAGGTAGAGAGTATAAACAGAATTGGTTCATGACGATATTCAGGCTTGTTGGATTGATAATTCCAGGAATACCAGCTCATATCCCTAATGATTACGTCAATTCTACCCGATTGGGATACTTAAACGAACATCTAGAGATTCAAAGACCACAACATTCCAAAGATGATTAA
- the LOC101489839 gene encoding triacylglycerol lipase OBL1-like, whose amino-acid sequence MENKNTKRDELRAVFKENQDAKFILTGHSLGGALAILFVAVLILHEEEWLLDKLEGVYTFGQPRVGDKKFGEFMVEKMKKYDVKHMRYVYSNDLVPRIPYDDKSIFFKHFSPCLYFNSLYHGQILEEEPNKNYFSLF is encoded by the exons ATGGAAAACAAGAATACAAAAAGAGACGAGTTGAGAGCAGTGTTTAAGGAAAATCAGGATGCAAAGTTCATATTAACAGGGCATAGTTTGGGAGGAGCATTGGCTATTCTTTTTGTTGCTGTGCTTATATTGCATGAGGAAGAATGGTTGTTGGATAAGTTAGAAGGTGTTTATACTTTTGGGCAACCAAGAGTTGGAGACAAGAAGTTTGGGGAATTCATGGTGGAAAAGATGAAAAAGTATGATGTGAAGCATATGAGATATGTTTACTCTAATGATTTGGTGCCTAGAATCCCTTATGATGACAAATCCATTTTCTTTAAGCACTTCAGTCCTTGTCTTTATTTCAATAGCTTATACCATGGGCAG ATTCTAGAGGAGGAGCCAAACAAGAATTATTTCTCTTTGTTTTGA
- the LOC101504376 gene encoding uncharacterized protein isoform X2: protein MRELGFNEQRRSWRRAGSRRGNAGVGGGGDTSPDSVIFTLESNLSLFSSNSASVDRCSFASDAHDHDSLTSEISLHLAGNVDFAPSESWSGPDPDPDPNRKQQQHADSDSVQKKKLHRTLFSGKEEKTKVQKEEDSDVDTEDGNQLSELDSARNSFSLALKECQDRRSRCEALFKKQDRRRPASLDLNNANAIGTVSSPRLGIGAMKKSSLPSRRSGTGTGTGTFPSPGTPNYRHCQGGVAMQKGWSSERVPLHTSGARKQVGNGATALSFNNGRTLPSKWEDAERWILSPVSGDGTGRASQLQQPQRRPKSKSGPLGPPGVAYYSLYSPAGPFFDGGNFMGASPFSAAVNVSADGFTNSSGGNGGVLPTRMDPCMARSVSVHGCSQMQEEKFDGFKDAGTNVSPAVSRRDMATQMSPEGSSCSSPNMRTSFSASTPPVLPVTELQSVSFSRMDIRDVQVDERVTMTRWSKKHRALFSGRGSENVDSWKKKETSTQSSSWDISESSKTISKGKREEAKITAWENLQKAKAEAAMRKLEMKLEKKRASSMDKIMNKLRTAQKKAQEMRSSVLANQAHQVARTSHRVMSFRRAGQMGSLSGCFTCHAF from the exons ATGCGTGAGTTAGGGTTTAACGAACAACGAAGGTCGTGGAGGCGTGCCGGTTCAAGAAGAGGTAACGCCGGCGTCGGTGGCGGTGGCGATACAAGCCCTGACTCTGTTATCTTCACTCTCGAATCAAACTTGAGTCTCTTCTCTTCTAATTCCGCTAGCGTGGATCGATGCTCCTTCGCTTCTGATGCTCATGACCATGACTCTTTAACCTCCGAAATCTCACTG CATTTGGCAGGGAACGTTGATTTTGCTCCGAGTGAAAGCTGGAGCGGTCCAGATCCGGATCCGGATCCTAacagaaaacaacaacaacatgcAGATTCAGATTCAGTACAGAAAAAGAAGCTTCATCGAACACTTTTCTCTggaaaggaagaaaaaacaaaag TGCAAAAGGAAGAAGACAGTGACGTTGACACTGAAGACGGAAATCAGCTTTCGGAACTTGATTCGGCGAGAAACTCTTTCTCTCTAGCTCTCAAAG AATGTCAAGATCGGAGATCGAGGTGTGAGGCACTATTCAAGAAACAAGATCGTCGAAGACCTGCTTCGTTAGATCTGAACAATGCAAATGCAATCGGAACTGTTTCTTCGCCTCGATTGGGAATCGGAGCTATGAAGAAGAGTTCACTTCCGTCTCGGAGATCTGGCACCGGCACTGGAACTGGAACTTTTCCGAGTCCCGGAACTCCAAATTATCGTCATTGTCAAGGTGGTGTTGCAATGCAAAAAGGTTGGAGTTCTGAGAGAGTTCCTTTGCATACTAGTGGAGCCCGCAAGCAAGTTGGTAATGGTGCTACAGCATTGAGTTTCAACAACGGGAGAACGTTGCCGTCTAAGTGGGAAGATGCTGAGAGATGGATTTTGAGTCCTGTTTCGGGTGATGGAACTGGAAGGGCTTCACAACTTCAACAGCCACAGAGGAGGCCCAAGTCGAAGAGTGGTCCATTAGGCCCACCCGGTGTTGCTTATTATTCGTTGTATTCACCTGCAGGTCCTTTTTTTGATGGAGGGAATTTTATGGGAGCTTCACCTTTTTCTGCAGCTGTTAATGTTTCAGCTGATGGGTTTACGAATAGTTCTGGTGGCAACGGTGGAGTGCTTCCCACACGAATGGATCCTTGCATGGCTCGCTCGGTTAGTGTACATGGCTGCTCTCAGATGCAGG AGGAGAAGTTTGATGGTTTTAAGGATGCGGGTACCAATGTATCTCCTGCTGTTTCAAGGAGGGATATGGCAACCCAGATGAGCCCAGAGGGTAGCTCATGCTCCTCTCCCAATATGAGAACTTCTTTCTCTGCTTCCACTCCACCTGTCCTGCCTGTCACAGAGTTGCAGAGTGTCTCTTTCTCTAGAATGGATATCAGGGATGTGCAGGTAGATGAACGTGTAACCATGACACGATGGTCCAAGAAACACAGGGCTCTATTCTCTGGTAGAGGTTCAGAAAATGTTGACAGctggaaaaagaaagaaacaagcACTCAATCTTCATCTTGGGACATTTCTGAAAGCTCAAAGACTATTTCAAA GGGTAAAAGGGAGGAAGCCAAAATCACTGCTTGGGAGAACTTGCAAAAGGCCAAAGCTGAGGCAGCAATGCGGAAACTAGAG ATGAAGTTGGAAAAGAAGCGAGCATCTTCCATGGACAAGATTATGAACAAGCTGAGAACAGCTCAGAAAAAGGCTCAGGAAATGAGGAGTTCAGTTTTAGCCAACCAGGCTCATCAAGTTGCTAGAACTTCTCACAGAGTTATGTCATTTCGGAGAGCCGGCCAGATGGGTTCTTTGAGTGGTTGTTTCACCTGTCATGCCTTTTAA
- the LOC101504376 gene encoding uncharacterized protein isoform X1 produces MRELGFNEQRRSWRRAGSRRGNAGVGGGGDTSPDSVIFTLESNLSLFSSNSASVDRCSFASDAHDHDSLTSEISLHLAGNVDFAPSESWSGPDPDPDPNRKQQQHADSDSVQKKKLHRTLFSGKEEKTKVQKEEDSDVDTEDGNQLSELDSARNSFSLALKECQDRRSRCEALFKKQDRRRPASLDLNNANAIGTVSSPRLGIGAMKKSSLPSRRSGTGTGTGTFPSPGTPNYRHCQGGVAMQKGWSSERVPLHTSGARKQVGNGATALSFNNGRTLPSKWEDAERWILSPVSGDGTGRASQLQQPQRRPKSKSGPLGPPGVAYYSLYSPAGPFFDGGNFMGASPFSAAVNVSADGFTNSSGGNGGVLPTRMDPCMARSVSVHGCSQMQGQSSIPAREEKFDGFKDAGTNVSPAVSRRDMATQMSPEGSSCSSPNMRTSFSASTPPVLPVTELQSVSFSRMDIRDVQVDERVTMTRWSKKHRALFSGRGSENVDSWKKKETSTQSSSWDISESSKTISKGKREEAKITAWENLQKAKAEAAMRKLEMKLEKKRASSMDKIMNKLRTAQKKAQEMRSSVLANQAHQVARTSHRVMSFRRAGQMGSLSGCFTCHAF; encoded by the exons ATGCGTGAGTTAGGGTTTAACGAACAACGAAGGTCGTGGAGGCGTGCCGGTTCAAGAAGAGGTAACGCCGGCGTCGGTGGCGGTGGCGATACAAGCCCTGACTCTGTTATCTTCACTCTCGAATCAAACTTGAGTCTCTTCTCTTCTAATTCCGCTAGCGTGGATCGATGCTCCTTCGCTTCTGATGCTCATGACCATGACTCTTTAACCTCCGAAATCTCACTG CATTTGGCAGGGAACGTTGATTTTGCTCCGAGTGAAAGCTGGAGCGGTCCAGATCCGGATCCGGATCCTAacagaaaacaacaacaacatgcAGATTCAGATTCAGTACAGAAAAAGAAGCTTCATCGAACACTTTTCTCTggaaaggaagaaaaaacaaaag TGCAAAAGGAAGAAGACAGTGACGTTGACACTGAAGACGGAAATCAGCTTTCGGAACTTGATTCGGCGAGAAACTCTTTCTCTCTAGCTCTCAAAG AATGTCAAGATCGGAGATCGAGGTGTGAGGCACTATTCAAGAAACAAGATCGTCGAAGACCTGCTTCGTTAGATCTGAACAATGCAAATGCAATCGGAACTGTTTCTTCGCCTCGATTGGGAATCGGAGCTATGAAGAAGAGTTCACTTCCGTCTCGGAGATCTGGCACCGGCACTGGAACTGGAACTTTTCCGAGTCCCGGAACTCCAAATTATCGTCATTGTCAAGGTGGTGTTGCAATGCAAAAAGGTTGGAGTTCTGAGAGAGTTCCTTTGCATACTAGTGGAGCCCGCAAGCAAGTTGGTAATGGTGCTACAGCATTGAGTTTCAACAACGGGAGAACGTTGCCGTCTAAGTGGGAAGATGCTGAGAGATGGATTTTGAGTCCTGTTTCGGGTGATGGAACTGGAAGGGCTTCACAACTTCAACAGCCACAGAGGAGGCCCAAGTCGAAGAGTGGTCCATTAGGCCCACCCGGTGTTGCTTATTATTCGTTGTATTCACCTGCAGGTCCTTTTTTTGATGGAGGGAATTTTATGGGAGCTTCACCTTTTTCTGCAGCTGTTAATGTTTCAGCTGATGGGTTTACGAATAGTTCTGGTGGCAACGGTGGAGTGCTTCCCACACGAATGGATCCTTGCATGGCTCGCTCGGTTAGTGTACATGGCTGCTCTCAGATGCAGGGTCAGTCGTCAATTCCTGCCCGAG AGGAGAAGTTTGATGGTTTTAAGGATGCGGGTACCAATGTATCTCCTGCTGTTTCAAGGAGGGATATGGCAACCCAGATGAGCCCAGAGGGTAGCTCATGCTCCTCTCCCAATATGAGAACTTCTTTCTCTGCTTCCACTCCACCTGTCCTGCCTGTCACAGAGTTGCAGAGTGTCTCTTTCTCTAGAATGGATATCAGGGATGTGCAGGTAGATGAACGTGTAACCATGACACGATGGTCCAAGAAACACAGGGCTCTATTCTCTGGTAGAGGTTCAGAAAATGTTGACAGctggaaaaagaaagaaacaagcACTCAATCTTCATCTTGGGACATTTCTGAAAGCTCAAAGACTATTTCAAA GGGTAAAAGGGAGGAAGCCAAAATCACTGCTTGGGAGAACTTGCAAAAGGCCAAAGCTGAGGCAGCAATGCGGAAACTAGAG ATGAAGTTGGAAAAGAAGCGAGCATCTTCCATGGACAAGATTATGAACAAGCTGAGAACAGCTCAGAAAAAGGCTCAGGAAATGAGGAGTTCAGTTTTAGCCAACCAGGCTCATCAAGTTGCTAGAACTTCTCACAGAGTTATGTCATTTCGGAGAGCCGGCCAGATGGGTTCTTTGAGTGGTTGTTTCACCTGTCATGCCTTTTAA
- the LOC101505223 gene encoding uncharacterized protein isoform X3, whose translation MNELGLPLTFHTSNNKKCGPVKGKRKGARSKQPRTCNSPVDETLNEVSAEEIISPAKFHDKTNSPLSCISMLGQSEPSHCDGTAEVDMAQCVSGEEDDSTCCTGFANGVSEEKNNSINNEENTDAQNNDFDLKIASTSDTGVSAGNHLRGAGDDVCGIEFGEIDKKCFELSPIVCKDTDYDTFCNDDGAATWQPPANESETLPMSLEGIGCDSIDQSNECGEFGDWMVFWDTFYMRRYFYNVKTHTSTWDPPQGMEHLAFGGCTELDNSEVLKSAEECETQSSMKPPQETLVEESLSGKQHKEYSAEIGDAVENLVPDIPTNREDQSLQHSDENLERSSSNNEVSCCSVLNTLDHVVSSNDRCIQATTSEVNHTPMESMVIDVPGLDSKFDPIISKQRKKVKRKQRRKKFYYEIEDLQFDNMPEAYSATIGKYWCQRYILFSRFDDGVQMDEEGWFSVTPEVIAQYQASRCASGTIIDCFTGVGGNAIHFAQQCRHVIAIDIDPLKIDYARHNAAIYGVDDKIDFIMGDFFHLAPKLKADTVFLSPPWGGPDYAKVATYDMKTMLRPHDGHTLFNVAKEIASKVVMFLPRNIDFNQLAEISLSACPPWSLEVEKVHLNGKLKAVTAYFSQVSVGGC comes from the exons AAATGTGGACCAGTAAAAGGCAAAAGGAAGGGTGCACGTTCCAAGCAGCCACGTACTTGCAACAGTCctgttgatgaaactctaaatGAAGTGAGTGCAGAGGAGATTATTTCTCCTGCTAAATTTCATGATAAAACTAACAGTCCTTTATCTTGTATATCAATGCTGGGCCAAAGTGAACCATCCCACTGTGATGGTACAGCGGAAGTTGACATGGCCCAATGTGTCTCTGGTGAAGAGGATGATTCAACATGCTGTACTGGGTTTGCTAATGGTGTCTccgaagagaaaaataatagtataaataaTGAAGAAAATACTGATGCCCAGAATAATGACTTTGATCTGAAAATTGCATCTACCTCAGATACTGGAGTCTCTGCTGGAAACCATTTGAGAGGTGCTGGTGACGATGTTTGTGGGATAGAATTTGGTGAAATTGACAAAAAATGTTTCGAACTTTCACCAATTGTTTGCAAAGATACAGATTATGATACTTTTTGCAATGATGATGGTGCTGCTACATGGCAGCCACCAGCTAATGAATCAGAGACGCTTCCCATGAGTTTGGAAGGGATCGGATGTGACAGCATTGATCAGTCAAATGAATGTGGTGAATTTGGAGATTGGATGGTGTTCTGGGATACTTTCTATATGAGAAGATACTTCTACAATGTCAAAACACACACTTCTACATGGGACCCACCCCAAGGGATGGAGCATCTAGCATTTGGTGGATGTACTGAATTAGACAATAGTGAAGTTTTAAAGTCAGCAGAGGAATGCGAAACACAAAGCAGCATGAAACCACCTCAAGAAACCTTGGTGGAAGAGAGCTTATCAGGAAAGCAACACAAAGAGTATTCAGCTGAGATTGGAGATGCTGTTGAAAATTTGGTCCCTGATATTCCAACAAATAGGGAAGACCAATCTCTTCAACATTCAGATGAGAATCTTGAGAGAAGTAGTTCTAACAATGAAGTTTCATGCTGCTCAGTATTGAATACTCTGGATCATGTCGTTAG CTCAAACGATAGATGCATTCAAGCAACAACATCAGAGGTCAATCATACACCAATGGAAAGCATGGTAATTGATGTGCCTGGATTGGATAGTAAATTTGATCCTATCATATCAAAACAGAGAAAGAAAGTAAAAAGAAAACAGAGGCGGAAGAAATTCTATTATGAAATTGAAG ATCTCCAATTTGATAATATGCCTGAAGCTTATTCTGCTACAATTGGCAAATATTGGTGTCAGAGGTATATTTTATTCTCTAGATTTGATGATGGTGTACAAATGGATGAGGAAGGATGGTTTTCGGTCACTCCGGAGGTTATTGCTCAGTATCAAGCATCACGTTGTGCAAGTGGCACAATAATTGACTGTTTCACCGGTGTTGGTGGGAATGCTATCCATTTTGCACAACA GTGCAGACATGTGATTGCAATTGATATTGATCCATTGAAGATTGATTATGCTAGACATAATGCTGCTATTTATGGGGTGGATGATAAAATTGACTTCATTATGGGTGACTTCTTCCACTTGGCACCAAAGTTAAAG GCTGACACTGTTTTCCTATCACCACCTTGGGGTGGACCTGATTATGCAAAGGTTGCGACTTATGATATGAAGACAATGCTTAGACCGCATGATGG ACATACTCTATTCAATGTTGCTAAGGAGATTGCTTCTAAAGTTGTCATGTTCCTTCCACGAAATATCGATTTCAACCAATTGGCAGAGATATCTCTATCTGCCTGTCCACCATGGTCACTAGAG GTGGAGAAAGTTCATTTAAATGGAAAATTGAAAGCGGTCACAGCTTATTTCAGTCAGGTATCAGTTGGAGGGTGTTGA